Sequence from the [Bacteroides] pectinophilus genome:
GTCTCTCCCGTAAGGATAGTAAGTCCTCCGGTAAGATCAATGTCAGCTTCCTCGATAAGTGCCATATTGCGGACATGAAGATTGACCAGCATTGAATCCCCCCTATCTTTGTATTATGCGTTTTAACTTGTCCATTACTTTGAAAGTATCATCAACAGTGCGGATTGCACACATGATAGTATCGTCTCCGGCGATACATCCTACGATCTCGTTCCAGTCCATTGCATCAAGTGCTGCCGCTACAGCCATTGCCATTCCTGAAACAGTCTTTATGACAAGGATATTCTGGGCCATGTCCATTGAGACAAAGCCCTCCTTAAGAACACGAATGAATTTGTCATTCTTCTGAACGTCAGTTATCGGTGAAGCACTGTATCTTTGCTTTTCACCGTCACTTCCAACCTTGAACAGACGTAACTCCCTTATATCACGTGAAACCGTCGCCTGCGTAACACTGAATCCTGCAAGCTCAAGTTCTTTTGCAAGCTCTTCCTGTGTACATACAGGCTTATTGCGTATTATCTCAAGAATCTTCTGGTGTCTCTCTGACTTCATTACACTCTCCAAATCTATAACATATATAATTAATTATTCATCTTTCTTCTTACAATCTGAAGAAAACTCTGCTTTGTCGTCTTTATAAGGCGCACCTTGTTCTCCAGCTTTGTGATTACAAGCTTATCACCCGTTATCATCTTGCAGAACAGCTCGCCGTCAAATGAAGCCACTCTTTCCTCTTCAAGTCCTTTGTTATCGCTCATCTCAATGACTATTGAATTGTCCGCTCCGAGTACTATACTTCTCTTATTAAGTGTATGCGGGCATATCGGAGTTATCATTATTATCTCGGCATTAGGCTGTACAATAGGACCGCCTGCTGACAGACTGTATGCCGTTGAGCCTGTTGCTGTAGATACAATCACACCGTCAGCCGAATAAGAATTGAGATATTCAGCGTTGACAAAGACATCAAAATCTATTACACGGAGAATTCCGTTACGGTTAATCGTTATATCATTAAGAGCCGTATTCTCATAGATAAGCTCTCCATTGCGATATACATTGCCCTTGAGCATCATTCTTGTATCAAATTCATACTCGCCGCGTATTATTGCCCCAAGCGCTGTATACAGATCTTCTTTTTCTATATCCGTAAGGAAGCCCAATGTTCCTATGTTAACACCAAGAAGCGGTATATCCCTAAGGTGCAGATCCCTTGCAGCCTGTATGAGCGTACCATCACCACCAAGGACGATAACACACTCCACATCCTGCGGAATCAGATCCGCATTGGTATAACGGTACTTAGTATATGTAAGATCTTCCGAAGCATCCTGACACGCACAGTTCATTCCGAGACTCTTCAGATAATTCATTACCTCATGGGTAAATGAATAATCAGGATCTTTTGCCTTATTCGTAATAATGTAGAAATTCTTCATTCTTTAACCACCCACAATATATAGCATCATAATCGGGGCTTCTGCCCCAGCATCTATCAGTCTATAAATAATTTACAACACTTCATGTGCTTTTTCAACTATTTCATCAATGTTAATGTCCGGTGCATCATACACACCATCCATATGTTTCTGAAGGTGCATAAGATACTCAATATTACCCTCAGGTCCCTTCACAGGTGAAAAGTCAAGATTAAGCACTTCATAATGATTATCAATTGCAAACTGCATCACGCGTTCAATAACCTCCCTGTGAACGGCTTTATCACGCACAACACCATGCTTTCCGACCTGCTCACGCCCCGCCTCAAACTGCGGCTTTATAAGACATACCACCTGTCCGTCATCAGTAAGAAGATTATATACAGGCACAAGTACTTTTGTAAGCGAGATAAATGATACATCTATGCTTGCAAACCTGATTCTGTCTGCAATATCATCAGGCGTGACATATCTTATATTGGTCTTTTCCATGACAACAACGCGTTCGTCCTGACGGAGCTTCCATGCAAGCTGTCCGTTGCCTACATCAACAGAATATACCTTAACGGCACCATTCTGCAACATGCAGTCTGTGAAGCCACCCGTAGATGAGCCGACATCCATGCATACCTTGCCTTCAAGCGTAACATCAAAATTATTCATCGCTTTCTCAAGCTTAAGTCCTCCGCGGCTTACATATCTGAGTGTGCTGCCTCTTACCTCAATGGATACACTCTCATCAAACTTCTGACCGCATTTGTCCTCTTTGCTGCCGTCAACATAGACTATGCCTGACATAATAATGGCCTGCGCCTTGCTTCTTGTCTCGCTTAAGCCTCTGTTAACCATAAGTACGTCTAATCTTTCTTTCATCGCAAAACCTCATATCATATATCTTATATCTTCAGCTTCATCCGTTATTCTTCATATCTGCTATAGTTTCCATAATCCTGTCAAACACAGCCTCAGCATCAATTCCTGCTTCATGCTTAAGAATATCAACATTGCCATGTTCTATATAATCATCAGGAAGCGCAATACCCAATGTTCTTATATTAAGACCATTCATCTGTGTATATCTGCTTACTGCCTCTCCGAACCCGCCTGTATATACATTCTCTTCCAGAGTAACAAGCAGCTCATGCTCATCAGCAATATCACATATCATATCTTCATCGATTGGTTTAACAAACCTTGCATTAACTATGGTTGCATCTATATTATATTCCTTAAGACGTTCACCTGTCGTAAGTGCTGTCTCCATCATATTGCCAACTGCCATCAGGCATATATGGCTTCCTTCATGAATAAGTTCGCTCTTACCGTATTCTATCGGCTGGGCGTATTCTGAAAGCCCGGTATATGCACACCCTCTCGGATACCGTATTGCTATCGGTCCGTAAAAATGTTCCAGAGCGAACTCAAGTGCATTTTCAAGCTCCCATCCGTTCTTAGGTGCTATTATAGTCATATTGGGAATTACCGACAGGAATGACAGGTCAAATATTCCCTGATGCGTCTCTCCGTCACTTCCCACAAGTCCTGCCCTGTCTATTGCAAACACAACATGGAGCTGCTGCATACATACATCATGAAGTATCTGGTCGAATGCTCTCTGAAGGAATGATGAATATACCGCAAATACCGGTTTCATTCCGCCTGCTGCAAGTCCCGCCGAGAATGTAACCGCATGTTCTTCTGCAATCCCGACATCAAAAAACCTGTCCGGAAACCATTTTTTGAACTTGTCAAGTCCCGTTCCATCCGGCATGGCCGCAGTTATAGCAACGACCGATCTGTCATTCTTTGCTATATCACATATCTTTCTTGAAAATACAGCCGAATAGCTCTCGCCCTTTCCAACCGACAGTGATTTCCCAGTCTTTATGTCAAACGGTCCTATTCCGTGAAACCTGCTCGGATTCTTCTCCGCAGGTGCATAGCCATGACCTTTCTGCGTAACAACATGGACAAGAACAGGTGAATCTACTCTCTTTGCTATGTTAAATATCTTAATAAGCTTGTGTATGTTATGCCCGTCAACAGGTCCGAGATACTGTATTCCCATATCTTCAAATATCTGCCCCGGCACTATAAACTGCTTTATATTGCTTTTTGTCTTTTTAATCTTCTCTACAAGTGCGTCACCGTTAGGAAGCTTGTGAAGAGTATTCTTGACATCCTCCTTAAGGTCATAATAAGAATATGAAGAACGCACGTCATCGAGAATTCTTGATATACCGCCTACATTCTCGGATATGGACATCGAATTGTCATTAAGGACTATAATAAAATTCTTCTTAAGAGATGATGCATTATTAAGTGCTTCATATGCCATTCCTCCGGTGAGCGCGCCATCTCCTATGACAGATATAACGTGGTAATCTTCACCTGTTATATTGCGTGCGCTTGCATATCCGAGACCTGCCGATATTGACGTTGAACTGTGTCCTGTGTCAAATGCATCATAATTGCTTTCATTACGCTTAGGGAAGCCGCTCATGCCGCCATATTTGCGGAGCTTGTTGAACTGATTCTTGCGTCCGGTCAGAATCTTATGCGTATATGACTGATGCCCCACATCCCATATAAGCTTGTCCGTCGGAAGGTCGAATACAATGTGCAATGCCATTGTAAGCTCGACAACACCGAGATTGGATGCCAGATGACCTCCCGTCTTACTTATGCTGTCGATAAGGAACTGGCGTATCTCCTGTGCAAGCTGCTCATATTCTTCAGGATCTATTCTTTTGATGTCATTAGGTTTGTTTATCTTATCAAGAATCATATTAACCCTCATTCTTGCCTTTTACTATTAATTGTTACGGTGTATCATGTACTTCACGAGGTCTGTAAGGAAGCCTTCACCGCCTATACTGCATATGATATCAACTGCTTCATTGGAAAGCTCTGCAACATCCGATACTGCCTTGTCCATTCCGTAGAGTGTAACATATGTCGTTTTGTTATTCTTCTCGTCACTTAATACCGGCTTGCCTATGACTTCTGCGTCTCCTGTAACATCAAGAATGTCATCCTGTATCTGGAATGCAACTCCGACAAGGTCTCCCGCTTTCTCAAGCTTTGCAGTAACCTCATCTGGAGCGCCTGCAAGTATTGCCCCCGCCATAAATGCTGCTTCAATAAGTGCACCTGTCTTAAGCCTGAAAATGTAATCAAGCTGTCCGGCATTCATCGGCATGCCCGTGAGCTTCACATCAAGTGTCTGCCCGCCAACCATGCCATATATTCCTGCCTTTCCTGCAATCACCGACGCTGCACGTATACTGCGTTCCCTGTACGTATCAGTCATATCACATGCTGCCCTCAGCATAGTCTCGTAAGCATAATTAAGAAGCGCATCACCGGCAAGAATCCCCATATCTTCGCCGAATGCCGCATGCGTTGTAAGTTGGCCTCTTCTGTACATGTCATTGTCCATTGCCGGAAGATCGTCATGTACAAGCGAATACGTATGTATGAACTCAAGTGCCGCCATAAACGGATGAAGGACCTGCGCTGCACATTCTTCACTGCCCCCGCACAGCTTATATGCCTCAGACATAATAAGCGGACGTATACGCTTGCCTCCTGCCATAACACTGTAATTCATGGCTTTCTCAACTTCACATGACATAGTATCTTCCGCCGGGAGAAAGCCTTTTATAATATCATTAATTGCTTCTGCTTTGTTATTAAGCATATCTTTAAACTGCATCTGAATCACCCTTGTCTTCATCAAGCACTATTATCTGTTTTTCGACCTTATCAAGCTGCTGGTTACAGCTTTTGATAAGCTTCATGCCCTCGTTATATTTTTTAAATGAGTCATCAAGTGAAAGCGCACCGCTCTCAAGCTGTGATATTATCTCGTCAAGCTTTGCAAATGATTCCTCAACAGTTGCTGCTTTCGCCATCTGCTAACTCCTTTCATTACTGTCAGCTGCTGAAACTTCCGTTACACATGCCGATATAATTCCGTCAGTAACATTAACCCTGATATTATTGCCGGGACTGACATCGCCGATACTCCTCACAGGACGCCCGACATCATCTTCAACATATGCATATCCGCCTTTAAGCGCCGTAAGCGGAGACAGCCCATGAAGCTTCTCTGCCTTAATTGCAAGTTCATGCCTCTTAAGTGTCACAACCGACTTGATTGCCCTGTTAAGCCTGTCCTCATAATCAGCTGTAATCTGTCTGTTTTCATTAAGCTTTGACTCCGGACTCAGATACTTAAGCTTTGCTGCTCTTTGTTCAAGCATCATGCGCATACGCTCAAGCTTATAATTCATTGCACTGTTAAGTCCGGACCTGTACTGTTCTATCGCTCCTTCAATTCCGGTAATGTCCGCAACTGCAAGTTCTGCCGCAGCTGATGGTGTAGGTGCCCTCATATCTGCAACAAAATCAGCAATTGTAAAATCAGTCTCATGTCCTACCGCTGATATAATCGGTGTAGCTGCGTCAAATATTGCCCTTGCCACACATTCCTCATTGAACGCCCACAGATCTTCAATCGAACCGCCTCCACGTCCCGCTATTATTACATCAAGCCCCATGGAATCAAGCCTGCGTATTCCTTTTACAATGCTGTACTTTGCTTCATCCCCCTGGACTGTTGCAGGATACAGTATAAGCTGAACATACGGATTACGTCTCCTTGATATATTAATAATATCCTGGATTGCAGCTCCTGTTGAAGCCGTAACTATTCCTATCTTCCTTGCAAATGCCGGAATCGGCTTTTTATATTCCTGCGCAAACATTCCCATCTCTTCAAGTTCTGCCTTCAGCTGCTCGAACCTTCTGTAAAGATCTCCCATACCGGCAGCCTCTACAGAATTAACATAGAGCTGGTATCTTCCGTCACGTTCATATATATCAATTCTTCCGGACACATTAACCTTCATGCCGTTCTCAAGCCTGAACCCGACATTCTTCGCATTCCCCGCAAAAAGGACAGCCGCAATAGTGCCGGTCTCATCCTTAAGTGTAAAATATATATGACCTGACGTATGATATTTGCAATTGGAAATCTCGCCCCGGACAATTACCTTATTAAGGACAAAATCCTGCCGGAACATATTCTTTATATATAAATTAATCTGTCCGACTGTATAGGCTCTCATAAAAGCTTGGCCAGTATTCCGTTAACAAATGCCGGTGATGTGTCACCGCCGTATACCTTTGCAAGTTCTACTGCCTCATTAATTGCTACATTAGCCGGAATATCATCATCATAAAGCAGCTCATATACTGCAAGTCTTAGAATTGTGAGTTCAACCTTACCCATTCTCTCAAGCTTCCATCCTTCTGATACGGATTCAAGCTTTTTATCAATCTCAGGAAGCAGTTCTACTATGGCAGATACTCTCTTCTCCATATATCCGCGCTCTTCATCAGTTATATTGTCTATCGTATCAAGATAGAGTCCGTCCTGACTTGAAATTTCCGAAGAGTCATGGAACTCAACACGGAAAAGCATTGAAAAAATGTGCTTTCTGATAGTATGTCTTGTCATCTTAATCTCCATTCCCGCGCATCTGCTGCGCTGTTATTTGTCATTACTTCCTGTCACTTATATTATCGCAAAAAGGACCGCTTCACCCAATATGCGTGCAGCAGTCCCTTTAATACATTACTTAATATTAATCGTTCTTGTCAATGTCCACGCCTGCAATTCTGACATTGACGTCTGTTACATCAAGTCCCGTCATTGTCTCGATTGCTGATTTTACTCTGTCCTGTACCTTCGCACATACATCAGGAATTCCATAACCGTACTTAAGGTGAAGTGTAAGGTCAACACTCACGCTGGATTCACTTACGAATACCTTAACGCCTTTTGAAAGGCTCTTCATACCAAGTCTGCTGACAATCTCATTAGTAATATTGCCTGCCATCGATGATACGCCATCCACTTCTGTTGCCGCAAGTCCTGCAATAATTGCTACAACTTCATCTGCAACGCG
This genomic interval carries:
- the argR gene encoding arginine repressor; this encodes MKSERHQKILEIIRNKPVCTQEELAKELELAGFSVTQATVSRDIRELRLFKVGSDGEKQRYSASPITDVQKNDKFIRVLKEGFVSMDMAQNILVIKTVSGMAMAVAAALDAMDWNEIVGCIAGDDTIMCAIRTVDDTFKVMDKLKRIIQR
- a CDS encoding NAD(+)/NADH kinase; amino-acid sequence: MKNFYIITNKAKDPDYSFTHEVMNYLKSLGMNCACQDASEDLTYTKYRYTNADLIPQDVECVIVLGGDGTLIQAARDLHLRDIPLLGVNIGTLGFLTDIEKEDLYTALGAIIRGEYEFDTRMMLKGNVYRNGELIYENTALNDITINRNGILRVIDFDVFVNAEYLNSYSADGVIVSTATGSTAYSLSAGGPIVQPNAEIIMITPICPHTLNKRSIVLGADNSIVIEMSDNKGLEEERVASFDGELFCKMITGDKLVITKLENKVRLIKTTKQSFLQIVRRKMNN
- a CDS encoding TlyA family RNA methyltransferase, producing MKERLDVLMVNRGLSETRSKAQAIIMSGIVYVDGSKEDKCGQKFDESVSIEVRGSTLRYVSRGGLKLEKAMNNFDVTLEGKVCMDVGSSTGGFTDCMLQNGAVKVYSVDVGNGQLAWKLRQDERVVVMEKTNIRYVTPDDIADRIRFASIDVSFISLTKVLVPVYNLLTDDGQVVCLIKPQFEAGREQVGKHGVVRDKAVHREVIERVMQFAIDNHYEVLNLDFSPVKGPEGNIEYLMHLQKHMDGVYDAPDINIDEIVEKAHEVL
- the dxs gene encoding 1-deoxy-D-xylulose-5-phosphate synthase, with the translated sequence MILDKINKPNDIKRIDPEEYEQLAQEIRQFLIDSISKTGGHLASNLGVVELTMALHIVFDLPTDKLIWDVGHQSYTHKILTGRKNQFNKLRKYGGMSGFPKRNESNYDAFDTGHSSTSISAGLGYASARNITGEDYHVISVIGDGALTGGMAYEALNNASSLKKNFIIVLNDNSMSISENVGGISRILDDVRSSYSYYDLKEDVKNTLHKLPNGDALVEKIKKTKSNIKQFIVPGQIFEDMGIQYLGPVDGHNIHKLIKIFNIAKRVDSPVLVHVVTQKGHGYAPAEKNPSRFHGIGPFDIKTGKSLSVGKGESYSAVFSRKICDIAKNDRSVVAITAAMPDGTGLDKFKKWFPDRFFDVGIAEEHAVTFSAGLAAGGMKPVFAVYSSFLQRAFDQILHDVCMQQLHVVFAIDRAGLVGSDGETHQGIFDLSFLSVIPNMTIIAPKNGWELENALEFALEHFYGPIAIRYPRGCAYTGLSEYAQPIEYGKSELIHEGSHICLMAVGNMMETALTTGERLKEYNIDATIVNARFVKPIDEDMICDIADEHELLVTLEENVYTGGFGEAVSRYTQMNGLNIRTLGIALPDDYIEHGNVDILKHEAGIDAEAVFDRIMETIADMKNNG
- a CDS encoding polyprenyl synthetase family protein, producing the protein MQFKDMLNNKAEAINDIIKGFLPAEDTMSCEVEKAMNYSVMAGGKRIRPLIMSEAYKLCGGSEECAAQVLHPFMAALEFIHTYSLVHDDLPAMDNDMYRRGQLTTHAAFGEDMGILAGDALLNYAYETMLRAACDMTDTYRERSIRAASVIAGKAGIYGMVGGQTLDVKLTGMPMNAGQLDYIFRLKTGALIEAAFMAGAILAGAPDEVTAKLEKAGDLVGVAFQIQDDILDVTGDAEVIGKPVLSDEKNNKTTYVTLYGMDKAVSDVAELSNEAVDIICSIGGEGFLTDLVKYMIHRNN
- the xseB gene encoding exodeoxyribonuclease VII small subunit; the protein is MAKAATVEESFAKLDEIISQLESGALSLDDSFKKYNEGMKLIKSCNQQLDKVEKQIIVLDEDKGDSDAV
- the xseA gene encoding exodeoxyribonuclease VII large subunit: MRAYTVGQINLYIKNMFRQDFVLNKVIVRGEISNCKYHTSGHIYFTLKDETGTIAAVLFAGNAKNVGFRLENGMKVNVSGRIDIYERDGRYQLYVNSVEAAGMGDLYRRFEQLKAELEEMGMFAQEYKKPIPAFARKIGIVTASTGAAIQDIINISRRRNPYVQLILYPATVQGDEAKYSIVKGIRRLDSMGLDVIIAGRGGGSIEDLWAFNEECVARAIFDAATPIISAVGHETDFTIADFVADMRAPTPSAAAELAVADITGIEGAIEQYRSGLNSAMNYKLERMRMMLEQRAAKLKYLSPESKLNENRQITADYEDRLNRAIKSVVTLKRHELAIKAEKLHGLSPLTALKGGYAYVEDDVGRPVRSIGDVSPGNNIRVNVTDGIISACVTEVSAADSNERS
- the nusB gene encoding transcription antitermination factor NusB, coding for MTRHTIRKHIFSMLFRVEFHDSSEISSQDGLYLDTIDNITDEERGYMEKRVSAIVELLPEIDKKLESVSEGWKLERMGKVELTILRLAVYELLYDDDIPANVAINEAVELAKVYGGDTSPAFVNGILAKLL
- a CDS encoding Asp23/Gls24 family envelope stress response protein gives rise to the protein MTKEFEDKGTSYTIHESVNIGEVRVADEVVAIIAGLAATEVDGVSSMAGNITNEIVSRLGMKSLSKGVKVFVSESSVSVDLTLHLKYGYGIPDVCAKVQDRVKSAIETMTGLDVTDVNVRIAGVDIDKND